Proteins encoded together in one Lathyrus oleraceus cultivar Zhongwan6 chromosome 5, CAAS_Psat_ZW6_1.0, whole genome shotgun sequence window:
- the LOC127079019 gene encoding uncharacterized protein LOC127079019, which yields MHDDDPENPTAVERSATDKELRKFVASVLKKVNSDVLPDVQTSLVKDPSPNNDSREKGEENVPDHSSRVRRSKKKVELVVNVEELTSDEEPLTNIVTPMKRKDDGLKGTPSRSSTRKSRVSPTRSWSKAVTPTRKRKVVSSSESEFDVTQDVKDITPIKRYANEKPHNARFKSPLDNASLHYVKNAERWKYVIQRRVALEMELGKDTLKCKEVMELIEVVGLMKIITHFGPCYENLVKEFVVTIPDGCDDMNSADYGKVYVRGNVVTFSPTVINKFLGRPNEPQAELEVIDDQEKKEVVQGGDANEATYDEEYVGEDNADEEKEDKGEEYATADSDSQEDILLQSYCDIFPLVRVLGLYEYGFVSVSS from the exons ATGCATGATGACGACCCCGAAAATCCCACGGCAGTAGAAAGAAGTGCAACCGATAAGGAACTTAGGAAGTTTGTTGCATCTGTTTTGAAGAAAGTAAACTCTGATGTTTTGCCAGATGTTCAAACATCTTTGGTAAAAGATCCAAGCCCTAACAATGACTCAAGGGAAAAAGGTGAAGAAAATGTTCCTGATCATTCTTCTCGTGTTAGAAGAAGTAAGAAGAAAGTTGAGCTTGTTGTCAATGTTGAAGAACTTACCTCTGATGAAGAACCCCTTACAAACATTGTTACTCCCA TGAAGAGAAAAGATGATGGGTTGAAAGGAACTCCTTCTAGAAGCTCCACAAGAAAATCTCGTGTTTCACCCACTAGGTCTTGGAGTAAAGCTGTTACCCCTACTAGGAAGAGGAAAGTTGTCTCCTCTAGTGAATCTGAGTTTGATGTTACACAGGATGTTAAGGACATCACCCCTATAAAAAGATATGCTAACGAGAAACCTCATAATGCTAGGTTCAAATCTCCACTAGACAATGCTTCTTTACATTATGTGAAGAATGCAGAAAGGTGGAAGTATGTCATTCAGAGAAGGGTAGCTCTAGAAATGGAATTGGGAAAAGATACCCTTAAGTGTAAGGAGGTCATGGAACTGATAGAAGTTGTAGGGCTGATGAAGATTATCACACACTTTGGACCTTGTTATGAAAACTTAGTAAAGGAGTTTGTGGTGACTATCCCTGATGGATGTGATGATATGAATAGTGCTGACTATGGTAAAGTTTATGTGAGAGGAAATGTTGTAACATTCTCCCCAACTGTGATCAATAAATTTCTAGGAAGACCAAATGAACCTCAGGCTGAACTAGAAGTCATTGATGATCAG GAGAAGAAGGAAGTTGTGCAGGGTGGTGATGCTAATGAAGCAACTTATGATGAAGAGTATGTTGGTGAAGATAATGCTGATGAAGAGAAAGAAGATAAAGGAGAAGAGTATGCAACAGCTGACTCAGATAGTCAGGAAGATATCTTATTGCAGTCTTATTGT GACATTTTTCCTCTTGTGAGGGTTCTTGGACTGTATGAATATGGTTTTGTTTCAGTTTCTAGTTAG